A window of Sulfurimonas gotlandica GD1 contains these coding sequences:
- a CDS encoding NADH-quinone oxidoreductase subunit H: MIEIILIIFAPLIGGLIYGFERVVRARMQNRQGPPILQPFYDMYKLLGKQAFIVNPYHSILGIMHFVTLWVVVAFVILGENLLYVVFLHLLSSIFIVLTGFSVRSIYSHIGANRELLSIIAYEPILIMLAVGFFMLNGTFDIDAIRSSSSELASMFFLFLAFLLVIPVKLKKSPFDAAEAHQEIVGGVEVEFSGVFFEFLYMAKWLEYVFIYSLLMLFAGNSILLGAVLFVVVFLLVNLVDNSTARVKINHLIKIVLSIGLTLGMLNLIGLSYV; the protein is encoded by the coding sequence ATGATAGAGATTATTCTAATTATATTTGCTCCACTAATCGGTGGTTTGATTTACGGTTTTGAGAGAGTTGTTCGTGCTCGGATGCAAAATCGTCAAGGGCCTCCTATTTTACAGCCTTTTTATGACATGTACAAACTCCTGGGAAAACAAGCGTTCATAGTAAATCCGTATCATTCCATCTTGGGAATTATGCACTTTGTTACACTATGGGTAGTTGTTGCTTTTGTCATACTTGGAGAGAATCTTTTATATGTCGTTTTCTTGCATCTACTCTCATCTATCTTTATAGTTTTAACAGGCTTTAGTGTCAGGTCAATCTACTCACATATAGGGGCAAATAGAGAACTGCTTTCTATAATCGCTTATGAGCCTATACTCATCATGCTTGCAGTTGGATTTTTCATGCTCAATGGAACTTTTGATATAGATGCCATAAGAAGTAGTAGTTCAGAACTTGCATCTATGTTTTTTCTGTTTTTAGCTTTCTTACTTGTTATCCCTGTAAAACTGAAAAAGTCTCCATTTGATGCAGCAGAAGCTCATCAGGAAATAGTCGGTGGTGTTGAGGTAGAGTTTAGCGGAGTCTTTTTTGAGTTCTTATACATGGCTAAGTGGTTGGAGTATGTCTTTATCTATTCACTGCTTATGCTCTTTGCTGGTAATAGCATACTACTCGGAGCAGTTCTGTTTGTCGTAGTATTTTTACTTGTAAACTTAGTAGATAACTCAACTGCCAGAGTAAAGATAAACCACCTGATTAAAATAGTTCTTAGCATCGGACTGACACTTGGCATGCTAAACCTCATAGGACTCTCTTATGTTTAG